One region of Channa argus isolate prfri chromosome 20, Channa argus male v1.0, whole genome shotgun sequence genomic DNA includes:
- the gdf10b gene encoding growth/differentiation factor 10b: MTNLSLYILHLLLMLECSWGKFRSEELGEAVRPDADVSSAEERRVFTHESANRDMVSINMFKVYEKYSKESHSQRDGNTVRSFKAVPRVLHGKEVFQFNFSSIQNSEVILLASFHFLYKRPRHHQRLWRFRRPRHPFSTFQPSQPPSPQLLFHGSSPNSAFATPLGNITLAPFKKGSWQTRDVTAVVKHARDIKELVVKVEFDMGFESARIQQRSLHGQEQLSPANLPYILVYAYDQAIDEPNSVAVSLQRYGPFPVGDDASTSPSAPRIRRELQLQIQTNDIPEVQFNPLKTHELWQNTYFPAKAKAAVKSGRKQGQESSEGLGKPQVLSFDERTMKKARRRQWSEPRVCSRRYLRVDFADIGWSEWVLAPKSFDAYYCAGTCGFPIPKVVRPSNHATIQSIVRAVGIVPGVPEPCCVPDKMSPLSVLFLDPNRNMVLKVYPGMSVDTCACR, encoded by the exons ATGACGAACCTGAGTTTATACATTCTGCATTTGTTACTGATGCTGGAGTGCAGCTGGGGCAAATTCAGGTCGGAGGAACTTGGTGAAGCCGTGCGTCCAGATGCCGATGTGTCATCGGCTGAAGAGCGGCGCGTCTTTACGCACGAAAGCGCAAACCGGGATATGGTCTCAATCAACATGTTCAAAGTGTACGAGAAGTACAGTAAAGAGTCGCACAGCCAGAGAGACGGAAACACTGTGAGAAGTTTTAAAGCTGTCCCGA GGGTTTTGCATGGCAAAGAAGTTTTTCAGTTCAACTTCTCCTCTATCCAAAATTCAGAGGTCATCCTCTTGGCCTCCTTTCACTTCCTTTACAAGCGTCCTCGCCATCACCAGCGACTGTGGCGTTTCCGAAGGCCTCGCCACCCATTCAGCACCTTCCAGCCTTCCCAGCCTCCCTCCCCACAGCTCCTCTTCCATGGATCGTCTCCTAACTCAGCTTTTGCAACACCGCTGGGAAACATAACTCTGGCTCCTTTCAAGAAAGGCTCTTGGCAAACAAGGGATGTAACGGCAGTAGTAAAACACGCCAGGGATATCAAGGAGCTTGTGGTTAAGGTGGAGTTTGATATGGGGTTTGAGTCCGCTCGGATACAGCAAAGGAGCCTTCACGGACAAGAGCAGCTCTCCCCGGCCAACCTGCCCTATATTTTAGTATATGCCTATGATCAAGCTATAGATGAGCCGAACAGTGTGGCTGTGTCACTTCAGCGGTATGGACCCTTCCCTGTTGGGGACGATGCatccacctctccctcagcCCCCAGGATCCGGAGGGAGCTTCAACTCCAGATCCAAACCAACGACATCCCAGAGGTCCAGTTCAACCCTTTGAAGACTCATGAGCTGTGGCAGAACACATATTTCCCAGCCAAAGCCAAGGCAGCGGTCAAGTCTGGAAGGAAGCAGGGCCAGGAGAGCAGTGAGGGCCTGGGTAAGCCCCAGGTGCTGAGTTTTGATGAGAGGACGATGAAGAAGGCGAGGAGGAGACAGTGGAGTGAGCCAAGGGTTTGTTCCAGGAGGTACCTCAGGGTGGACTTTGCTGATATCGGCTGGAGTGAGTGGGTTTTAGCGCCAAAGTCATTCGATGCCTACTACTGCGCCGGAACATGTGGATTCCCCATCCCTAAA GTTGTGCGACCTTCTAATCACGCCACCATCCAGAGCATAGTCAGAGCTGTGGGAATTGTCCCCGGCGTTCCCGAACCGTGTTGTGTTCCTGACAAGATGAGTCCTCTCAGTGTACTTTTCCTCGACCCAAACAGGAATATGGTGTTAAAGGTTTACCCTGGCATGTCCGTGGATACATGTGCTTGTCGATAG